The nucleotide sequence TTAACCCAGGCAGGAAATAATCGCTCACCACCACATCCCAGTTCATCTTCGAGCCTATCTGATAGCCTGACCGTATCATCCCCTCCATCTGCTCGGGAGTTCTGGGCAGGTTGTGGAAGATCCTCTCCGCCACCTCCAGGCTGTTTTGTCTTTCTATCTCATCCCGCTCGTAGAGTCCTATGGAAAGCAGCTCGCCCAGCTCCGTTTTCTCCTGAGGTAGTCTGGTATAGTTGGCCACGATCAGATTGGGCACCTCCTCACCGGAGGTTACCCTTTCCAGGAATCCCGCGCATCCGCAGACGTTGCTTATGACGCAGATTGCGCCGAAGCTTATCGGCTCGACCTGGGCGATTCCGAAAGGTTCGTAGATCGACTGGCCGAACTCCACATCTGTACCCTTACGTATGTCCATAAACTCCATATCCTCCGGCATCCTGCTGCCACATCGATCGCGGCTCCAGCCGAACTGGTTGACGAAGACGGCTTTGATCGCTTTGGAGTTCCTATTGAACTCCTCCACACCCACATAGAAATCGGCCTCATATCCGACCAGGTCGGGATATCCTATCCTATGATTGACCGGCCAGCCGTATTCCTCCTCCATCCTCAGCACCTCTTCGATGCTTCTTCCGGTGCCGATGAGGGTCGAGAGGAAGAACATCACGCCCGTTTTGCCCTCACCGACGAACATCTCGTCCAGATGCCTCAACACCTTCAGATCGCGCCAGAGCCCTTTGCTCGGCACTAACCTCGTGACATGGCTGAACACATAGTCGGGCTTGAATCCGAGGAGGGTTTCGGCATACCGCTGAAGCTTTTCCCTGGAGCTGAGTTTCTCCTCGATGGAGATCTCGTAGGCCGGAACGCCGTTATAGACCAGATCGATATTGACGGATGAGAATTCCGGTCCCAGAAATCGCAGCTCTTTAACCACGTAATCTCCCACGGCGAAGATGTTGTCACAGTGAATCGCCCTGGATATGAGGGCATGTTTGAAAAACCCATTTTGATCGCCGAAAACATCCCCTATGTATTTACCCTCCCTCATCGCCCTGTCGAGGACGTTGTAGAACATGGTGTCATGTCCTAGGTTCCCCTCGACGATCGGTCGGACGGTCGCCACCTCGTGGGCATAAAAGATGGTTCTGAACCCGTCGTCCCTTTCAACCAGTGCCTTCAGCACGAAGGGCATCCCCATGAACTCATGAGAGACGATGAAATACGGGGCATCGTCGGGTGTAAGAAGCGTTTTCACCGCATCATATGCCGGCTCGGCCATCCTCAGATAAAGCTCGAACTCATCGCTATGTTCATATCTGTCCGATTGAAGTCCGAATCGCCTGTAGAGATTGGCCTTGAAAAAGTTCTCCCTATCGATGTGGATCGATGAGGTGTCCACCAGGATTACCTCGACCTCATTTTTCACATCGCTTATCCTGTCGATGAAATCCCGCTTCCCATAGACGATCCAGACATGATACTTCTCCTCAATGGGTTTGAACATCGATTTATATCCGCCCTTATCGATGCCTCCAAGGGATGAGTAGAGCACCTCTCCATCTCCAAGCGGATCCTTCGGATCGAAGAGAGGACCGACCAATATGGTTCGGGAGATGTTTGAGATGTATTTCGGGGAGGTGAGCAACCCATGTAACACCGCCCCTATTCCCCCTATCTTCCTTACGGCCTCATGTGTGACGTGAATCACAGTGCTCATCGAGCAACCTCCTTAAGATTTTAGAAATCTCCGTTGTCGACGGCCCGTCGACAGCCGCTTGATCGTAGCCAGAGAACACAGGATCAGAAAAGCACCGATGTATTCGATCGCTATCACGTGAATTCTGGGATACCTGAATCTGTAAAATGACACCTCCGAGATCTCATAGAGATATTTCGTATGCATTGGATCACCCCCAAGCAGAGATGAGGCAACGATAACGGGATTGGAATCTATGGCAAATTTAATCAGTAATTGGGAATGTCCGGACGATCCGCCGAGAAGGAAATTGACCCAGAACACGGCGCTCATAAAAAGGGCGGCGATGATAAGGGCCGCTCCAGCTCCGTAGACCGGCTCATCGAAGAACAGACCGACCATCAACCCAAGTGACCCTGAGGCGAGGGATAAAATCAGGAGAAAAAAATGGAGTTTAATCATAGATGAAAGGGACATCAGATCGACAAATGGGTTGATCGTCAACCAGATCAGGAGCGATACGAAGGCCCAACCGGAAGCCCACAGGAGAAGGGTTTGAATCTTACCTGAAAGTTCATTTAAATCCCCACTCAAGGCGACGCCGAGGATGATCGAGGTTATCAGGATCAAAACCGCTTCGGCAAGCGGCCAAAGTTCAACCCCCATACCGATCTTCATCGCCGATAACAGCCTGAGGATGAGACACATCGGGATCAGACAGGAGAGAAGAATTTGAAGCGGTCTTATCGGTTTGAATAGATCTCCTATCATCCTGTATCTCCCGAGGATATCATTTCAATCCATCTGATTATCTCAGCGCCGAAGCGAGGGAAAACCTCAAGCCCCCTCCTGAAGGCTTTGAACACCTCCTCGGGATCAATCCGAATATATTCATGCGCCAGTATATTTCTGAGTCCGCCAAGGCCCTTTAACTCCTGACGAAGTCCTCCGGATATAACATCCCTTTCGCCAAGTTCCGCTATCAAACCCTCATATGAATCAGGATAAATCCCGAAACGGGCTGCGAGTATATGTGAGGCGATGTCGAAGATCAGGTTTGCCGCTGCCAGAAGCCCTCTCTCTATCGTCCATCTCAGGCTGAGATTCGATTTTATCCTCTCCGGATCAATCCCCTCATATTTTCTCAGCTCGG is from Candidatus Poribacteria bacterium and encodes:
- a CDS encoding DUF86 domain-containing protein; amino-acid sequence: MTLEISSIQSRLEELDTVLTELRKYEGIDPERIKSNLSLRWTIERGLLAAANLIFDIASHILAARFGIYPDSYEGLIAELGERDVISGGLRQELKGLGGLRNILAHEYIRIDPEEVFKAFRRGLEVFPRFGAEIIRWIEMISSGDTG